In a genomic window of Deinococcus aquiradiocola:
- a CDS encoding ABC transporter substrate-binding protein encodes MRIASLHPTATRILRDLGVQGQLVGVSHACRQPDGAPTLPVLTRRSLHAGLSPLEAERVLASAMRGGWPLHHVRAEALAEVCPDLIVTEGPCRVQGDAPGGAAAPLEEALPDGAVLLNLRAGTVAGVLRDVQAVARATRLPDGGEDVLRRARHAWSAVKPVRHAPRVLTLEWPEPACVGGHWVPEQVRRAGGRAVLATPGGTPRHVSWDDVRTADPDVIVMMCCGEGLSGNEGFARNLRAHPALSTLRAVQDGQVWAVDAAEHFSYATLGIVRGAAVLASVLAGQDLPGESRRVTA; translated from the coding sequence GTGAGAATCGCTTCGCTGCACCCGACCGCCACCCGGATCCTGCGGGATCTGGGTGTGCAGGGTCAGCTCGTGGGGGTCAGTCACGCGTGCCGCCAGCCGGACGGCGCGCCGACCCTGCCGGTCCTGACGCGCCGCTCGCTGCACGCGGGCCTGTCGCCGTTGGAGGCGGAACGGGTGCTGGCGAGTGCCATGCGCGGCGGGTGGCCGCTGCATCACGTGCGCGCCGAGGCGCTGGCCGAGGTGTGCCCCGACCTGATCGTCACCGAGGGCCCCTGCCGCGTGCAGGGCGACGCGCCCGGCGGGGCGGCCGCCCCGCTGGAGGAGGCCCTGCCGGACGGCGCGGTCCTCCTGAACCTGCGGGCCGGGACGGTGGCGGGCGTGCTGCGGGACGTGCAGGCCGTGGCGCGGGCCACCCGGCTGCCGGACGGCGGCGAGGACGTGCTGCGCCGCGCCCGCCACGCTTGGAGCGCCGTGAAGCCCGTCCGGCACGCGCCGCGCGTGCTGACGCTGGAATGGCCGGAACCCGCCTGCGTGGGCGGGCACTGGGTGCCGGAACAGGTGCGCCGCGCTGGCGGCCGGGCGGTGCTCGCCACGCCGGGCGGCACGCCCCGCCACGTGTCCTGGGACGACGTGAGGACCGCCGACCCGGACGTGATCGTGATGATGTGCTGTGGCGAGGGCCTGTCCGGCAACGAGGGTTTCGCGCGCAACCTGCGCGCGCACCCGGCCCTGAGTACGTTGCGGGCCGTGCAGGACGGGCAGGTGTGGGCGGTGGACGCCGCCGAGCACTTCTCGTACGCGACACTGGGCATCGTGCGGGGCGCGGCCGTCCTGGCCAGCGTGCTGGCGGGCCAGGACCTGCCGGGCGAGTCGCGGCGCGTCACGGCCTGA
- a CDS encoding HAD family hydrolase → MISGIQAVLFDLDGVLVDSELLANHVWVALLAEHGLPLTPQAFMRNSVGLTHQELYARLSEQHGWTPPDGFPARTDAALAQSFERVPALPGAAVTLAALRDAGVPYAVASNSRRDRLDLKLSASGLQPLVPYSFDPEQVGGRGKPLPDLYLHAAQALGVDVRQAVVIEDSSTGVRAGVAAGATVWGLLAGGHTHDALPAELLAAGASRLLHSHAELLQALRLPAPATLPG, encoded by the coding sequence GTGATTTCAGGCATTCAGGCGGTCCTCTTCGATCTCGACGGTGTGCTCGTGGACTCCGAGCTGCTCGCCAACCACGTCTGGGTCGCGCTGCTCGCCGAGCACGGACTGCCGCTCACCCCGCAGGCGTTCATGCGGAACTCCGTGGGCCTCACGCATCAGGAGCTGTACGCGCGTCTGTCCGAGCAGCACGGCTGGACGCCGCCCGACGGGTTCCCGGCCCGGACGGACGCGGCCCTCGCGCAGTCCTTCGAGCGGGTGCCCGCCCTGCCCGGCGCGGCCGTCACGCTGGCCGCCCTGCGGGACGCGGGCGTGCCGTACGCCGTGGCGAGCAACTCGCGCCGCGACCGGCTCGACCTGAAACTGAGTGCGTCGGGCCTGCAGCCGCTCGTGCCGTACAGCTTCGACCCGGAACAGGTGGGCGGGCGCGGCAAACCCCTCCCGGACCTGTACCTGCACGCCGCGCAGGCCCTCGGGGTGGACGTGCGGCAGGCCGTCGTGATCGAGGACAGCAGCACCGGCGTCCGTGCGGGCGTGGCGGCGGGCGCGACCGTGTGGGGCCTGCTGGCGGGCGGGCACACGCACGACGCGCTGCCCGCCGAACTGCTCGCGGCGGGCGCGTCCAGGCTGCTGCACAGCCACGCGGAACTGCTTCAGGCCCTTCGACTGCCCGCCCCGGCCACGCTGCCCGGCTGA
- a CDS encoding L-serine ammonia-lyase, iron-sulfur-dependent, subunit beta produces the protein MTPTLADIQAAPTPASRWVLEQDCQESGLDEGTVRAAMLGRIREMRGSIERGLQTDAPSITGMVGWNARGLHEAPDVLQSPLLKRVQAYAMAVNEENARMGRIVAAPTAGSAGTIPGALLGVADHLGLPDEALVMPMVLAAGIGQAISRQMFISGAAGGCQAEIGSSAAMAAAAVTELLGGSSRACVHAATMALMNTIGLVCDPVGGFVEVPCVSRNAFFAVHAVSAAQLALAHLESFIPPDEVVTAMAQVGRMMPLELRETAEGGLAQTPTGLAVTERMGR, from the coding sequence ATGACGCCCACGCTGGCGGACATTCAGGCGGCGCCCACCCCGGCGTCCCGCTGGGTGCTGGAACAGGACTGCCAGGAGAGCGGGCTGGACGAGGGCACGGTCCGTGCCGCGATGCTGGGCCGCATCCGCGAGATGCGCGGCAGCATCGAGCGGGGCCTGCAGACGGACGCGCCGAGCATCACGGGCATGGTCGGCTGGAACGCCAGGGGGCTGCACGAGGCGCCGGACGTGCTGCAGTCTCCCCTGCTGAAGCGCGTGCAGGCGTACGCGATGGCCGTGAACGAGGAGAACGCCCGCATGGGCCGCATCGTGGCGGCCCCCACCGCCGGGAGTGCGGGCACCATTCCGGGCGCGCTGCTGGGCGTCGCGGACCACCTGGGCCTGCCGGACGAGGCGCTCGTCATGCCGATGGTGCTGGCGGCCGGGATCGGGCAGGCGATCTCGCGTCAGATGTTCATTTCGGGCGCGGCGGGCGGGTGCCAGGCGGAGATCGGGAGCAGTGCCGCGATGGCGGCGGCCGCCGTGACGGAACTGCTGGGCGGCAGCAGTCGCGCGTGCGTGCACGCGGCCACCATGGCGCTCATGAACACCATCGGGCTGGTGTGCGACCCGGTGGGCGGCTTCGTGGAGGTGCCGTGCGTGAGCCGAAACGCGTTCTTCGCGGTGCATGCCGTGAGCGCGGCTCAGCTCGCGCTCGCGCACCTGGAGAGCTTCATTCCGCCGGACGAGGTGGTGACGGCGATGGCGCAGGTGGGCCGCATGATGCCGCTGGAGCTGCGCGAGACGGCCGAGGGTGGCCTCGCGCAGACGCCGACGGGGCTGGCCGTCACGGAACGCATGGGCCGCTGA
- the sdaAB gene encoding L-serine ammonia-lyase, iron-sulfur-dependent subunit beta codes for MSLLDMIGPVMIGPSSSHTAGACRIGLVARQLLGAPPVHARIGLHASFAKTGRGHGTLLAVVAGLLGYAPDDARLPQAFEEANRAGLTTEFRDVDLGDVHPNSAQLELQDAAGGRVSLVGSSTGGGVIEVSRVDGFRVSFSGASATLLLRYTDALGVIARVASLVSADHVNIAALVCSREKRGGNAMLCIELDQALSGAALAFLNGWPEMDWVRMVRPIMDAGDTIGGGDVPVLPGTTA; via the coding sequence ATGAGTCTGCTCGACATGATCGGGCCCGTGATGATCGGGCCGAGCAGCAGTCACACGGCGGGCGCGTGCCGCATCGGACTGGTCGCGCGGCAGCTGCTGGGCGCGCCGCCCGTACACGCGCGGATCGGTCTGCACGCGAGCTTCGCGAAGACCGGGCGCGGTCACGGGACGCTGCTCGCGGTGGTGGCGGGCCTGCTGGGGTACGCGCCGGACGACGCGCGCCTCCCGCAGGCGTTCGAGGAGGCGAACCGTGCGGGCCTGACCACCGAGTTCCGTGACGTGGACCTGGGCGACGTGCACCCCAACAGCGCGCAGCTGGAACTGCAGGACGCCGCGGGCGGCCGCGTGTCGCTGGTCGGGAGCAGCACGGGCGGCGGCGTGATCGAGGTGAGCCGCGTGGACGGGTTCCGCGTGAGTTTCAGCGGGGCGAGCGCCACGCTGCTGCTGCGGTACACGGACGCGCTGGGCGTGATCGCGCGCGTCGCGTCGCTCGTGTCGGCCGATCACGTGAACATCGCGGCGCTGGTGTGCTCGCGCGAGAAGCGCGGCGGAAACGCGATGCTGTGCATCGAGCTGGACCAGGCCCTGTCGGGCGCGGCGCTCGCGTTCCTGAACGGCTGGCCGGAAATGGACTGGGTGCGGATGGTGCGGCCCATCATGGACGCGGGCGACACCATCGGGGGCGGCGACGTGCCGGTGCTGCCAGGGACGACCGCATGA
- a CDS encoding alpha/beta hydrolase, whose protein sequence is MKKRVLFPLLLAGGLAVLAGCSTNSVLGTLNAVAATTGLTVKRDLAYGPDARNTIDIYSPEGNPKGAPMLLFIHGGSWTNGSKNDYRFVGESFARAGYVTGVMSYRLAPQHRYPAYIQDAAQALKFMRDHAADSGGNPGQLYVMGHSAGGFNAVELVDNARWLGEVGIPVTDVKAVVGVAGPYSYDYRNLPSANAFPVGSDPADVMPSFHVRRDAPPHLLLVAANDEVVEAANADKMEAALKVVGVPVTKTVLPGLNHYTIVGSLARSLTFLGKTRQDALDFMAAHR, encoded by the coding sequence ATGAAGAAGCGCGTGCTGTTCCCCCTCCTGCTGGCCGGCGGTCTCGCCGTCCTCGCCGGGTGTTCCACCAACTCCGTCCTCGGCACCCTCAATGCCGTCGCCGCCACCACCGGCCTCACCGTCAAGCGCGACCTGGCGTACGGCCCCGACGCACGCAACACGATCGACATCTACTCGCCCGAAGGCAACCCGAAGGGCGCCCCGATGCTGCTCTTCATTCACGGCGGCTCGTGGACGAACGGCAGCAAGAACGACTACAGGTTCGTCGGCGAGAGCTTCGCGCGGGCCGGGTACGTCACGGGCGTCATGAGTTACCGACTCGCCCCGCAGCACCGCTACCCCGCGTACATTCAGGACGCCGCGCAGGCGCTGAAATTCATGCGCGACCACGCCGCCGACTCCGGCGGCAACCCGGGTCAGCTGTACGTGATGGGGCACTCCGCGGGCGGCTTCAACGCCGTGGAACTCGTCGACAACGCCCGCTGGCTCGGCGAGGTCGGCATTCCCGTCACGGACGTGAAGGCCGTGGTCGGCGTGGCCGGACCGTACAGCTACGACTACCGCAACCTGCCGAGCGCGAACGCCTTCCCGGTCGGCAGCGACCCGGCCGACGTCATGCCGTCCTTCCACGTCCGCCGGGACGCGCCCCCGCACCTGCTGCTCGTCGCCGCGAACGACGAGGTGGTCGAGGCCGCCAACGCCGACAAGATGGAAGCGGCCCTGAAAGTGGTGGGTGTGCCCGTCACCAAGACTGTCCTGCCGGGCCTGAACCACTACACCATCGTCGGCTCGCTCGCCCGCAGCCTGACCTTCCTGGGCAAGACCCGTCAGGACGCGCTGGACTTCATGGCCGCGCACCGCTGA
- a CDS encoding cupin domain-containing protein: MNTREPLWIPLAARSLTRRDAVRVAIFGTANLALLGRAAAQTTSTQAPAPTPAVPPAPRVPADFMLDLPGVPVQTIPTGVLAQKGNVRAWPALQGVSIAQVEIPTGTERAPHLHTNTPELAVILSGTARAGFQNDAKEWMEVDLQAGQCVYFPLGWPHWLRNTGPGPLTAYFNYAHELPATVELPPTS; the protein is encoded by the coding sequence ATGAACACCCGTGAACCGCTCTGGATTCCGCTCGCCGCCCGCAGCCTGACGCGCCGGGACGCCGTGCGCGTCGCAATCTTCGGAACCGCGAACCTCGCCCTGCTGGGCCGCGCCGCCGCGCAGACCACGAGCACCCAGGCGCCCGCGCCCACTCCTGCCGTTCCGCCCGCCCCCCGCGTTCCGGCGGACTTCATGCTGGACCTGCCCGGCGTGCCGGTCCAGACCATCCCCACCGGTGTCCTCGCACAGAAGGGCAACGTCAGGGCGTGGCCCGCCCTGCAGGGCGTCAGCATCGCACAGGTGGAGATCCCGACCGGTACGGAACGCGCGCCGCACCTGCACACCAACACGCCGGAACTCGCCGTGATCCTGAGCGGCACGGCCCGCGCCGGCTTCCAGAACGACGCGAAGGAATGGATGGAGGTCGACCTGCAGGCCGGGCAGTGCGTGTACTTCCCGCTCGGCTGGCCGCACTGGCTGCGCAACACCGGCCCCGGACCCCTCACCGCGTACTTCAACTACGCGCATGAACTGCCCGCCACCGTCGAACTGCCGCCCACCAGCTGA
- a CDS encoding ATP-binding protein produces MTGPSPTPLLGRVLGTEDATPTTFWFLVAQGQSVQLDDLVVARTRKPDGQEVAFYGLVDSVRKRHEGVGFESDVDDIMAGLLPASVSYSARVLVTRVHPEDFVPPEPGDTVWHARGHDLSMALSADKMGQAAFPGGLMVGGEIMPINYRFVNGESGGHINISGISGVATKTSYALFLLHSIFRSRALSLESAQTKAVIFNVKGEDLLFLDKPNRNVQEVEAGVQAGKRLRAGRYELLGLPTEAFRDVQFLAPPRPNADGIMAHVEHRTDGGVTPFLFTLRDFCRRRMLPYAFSDRSASLNLGFVIGSIEEKLFRLARAGDTPYLSVDDWQPDPEAALDEDIQFADVGGIKIDTFPKLVSYLEYKLLDQDDGAGDPKWVAKQSAATLQAFVRRLRGVQKTLAPLIRGDVSAAQAEQYRPDLTRQDRQLSVVDIHNLSGHAQMFVVGVLLRDLFEYKERVGRKQNTVFVVLDELNKYAPREGDSPIKDVLLDIAERGRSLGIILIGAQQTASEVERRIVSNAAIRVVGRLDMAEAERPEYRFLPQSFRARAGILQPGTMLVSQPDVPNPVLVNYPFPAWATRADEVAPSTNSQDLRDLFGF; encoded by the coding sequence GTGACCGGCCCCTCCCCCACCCCGCTGCTCGGCCGGGTGCTCGGCACGGAGGACGCCACACCCACCACGTTCTGGTTCCTGGTCGCGCAGGGGCAGAGCGTGCAGCTCGACGACCTCGTGGTGGCCCGCACCCGCAAGCCCGACGGGCAGGAAGTCGCGTTCTACGGGCTGGTGGACAGCGTCCGCAAGCGGCACGAGGGTGTCGGCTTCGAGTCGGACGTGGACGACATCATGGCGGGCCTCCTTCCGGCCAGCGTCAGTTACAGTGCCCGCGTCCTCGTGACGCGCGTCCACCCGGAGGACTTCGTCCCGCCGGAACCGGGCGACACCGTCTGGCACGCGCGCGGCCACGACCTCAGCATGGCGCTCAGCGCCGACAAGATGGGGCAGGCGGCCTTCCCCGGCGGCCTGATGGTGGGCGGCGAGATCATGCCCATCAACTACCGCTTCGTGAACGGCGAGAGCGGCGGGCACATCAACATCTCCGGCATTTCCGGCGTGGCCACCAAGACCAGCTACGCGCTGTTCCTGCTGCACAGCATCTTCCGCAGCCGCGCCCTGAGCCTGGAGAGCGCGCAGACCAAGGCCGTGATCTTCAACGTGAAAGGCGAGGACCTGCTGTTCCTCGACAAGCCGAACCGGAACGTGCAGGAGGTCGAGGCGGGCGTGCAGGCCGGGAAGCGCCTGCGGGCCGGACGGTACGAGCTGCTGGGCCTGCCCACCGAAGCCTTCCGGGACGTGCAGTTCCTCGCGCCGCCCCGCCCGAACGCGGACGGCATCATGGCGCACGTGGAGCACCGCACGGACGGCGGCGTCACGCCGTTCCTGTTCACGCTGCGCGACTTCTGCCGCCGCCGGATGCTGCCGTACGCCTTCTCGGACCGCAGCGCCAGCCTGAACCTCGGCTTCGTGATCGGCAGCATCGAGGAGAAACTGTTCAGGCTCGCGCGGGCGGGCGACACCCCGTACCTGAGCGTCGACGACTGGCAGCCGGACCCCGAAGCGGCCCTCGACGAGGACATCCAGTTCGCGGACGTGGGCGGCATCAAGATCGACACCTTCCCGAAACTCGTGAGTTACCTGGAGTACAAACTCCTCGATCAGGACGACGGGGCGGGAGACCCGAAATGGGTGGCGAAACAGTCCGCCGCGACCCTGCAGGCCTTCGTGCGGCGCCTGCGCGGCGTGCAGAAGACCCTCGCGCCCCTCATCCGGGGCGACGTGAGCGCCGCGCAGGCCGAACAGTACCGCCCGGACCTGACGCGGCAGGACCGGCAGCTGAGCGTGGTGGACATCCACAACCTGTCCGGGCACGCGCAGATGTTCGTGGTGGGCGTGCTGCTGCGCGACCTGTTCGAGTACAAGGAACGCGTGGGCCGCAAGCAGAACACCGTGTTCGTGGTCCTCGACGAGCTGAACAAGTACGCGCCGCGCGAGGGGGACAGCCCCATCAAGGACGTGCTGCTCGACATCGCCGAACGCGGCCGCTCGCTGGGCATCATCCTGATCGGCGCGCAGCAGACGGCGAGCGAGGTGGAGCGCCGCATCGTCAGCAACGCCGCCATCCGCGTGGTCGGGCGACTCGACATGGCCGAAGCGGAACGCCCCGAGTACCGCTTCCTGCCGCAGTCCTTCCGGGCACGGGCGGGCATCCTGCAGCCCGGCACGATGCTCGTCAGTCAGCCGGACGTGCCGAACCCGGTCCTCGTGAACTACCCCTTCCCCGCCTGGGCGACCCGCGCGGACGAGGTGGCCCCCAGCACGAACAGCCAGGACCTGCGCGACCTGTTCGGCTTCTGA
- a CDS encoding DNA double-strand break repair nuclease NurA — MRIRLDPWPVDTQGGQLSLHPSETSQLIDVETTHWAALPARDIPRRLERVYVVDGKPRMEARLLIEDGAGASSFAGYGAFVAGAVDLCPHGTRPAVLEGVRAQRVLAHGPGLAVDLARLSPRSPQTGQLEYHPSEFREDHPQAPAAHVQRLMLQAEQELSHGLASAVPLDEDDDREALRTLTLQDGTLRGRNMGGAVVGCVKTIQTMYLGPDRMGLLSELRPGERTPILHLKYGHNQFPRFTWYVRLADAPLHLHPLAGIMRLEMYAPDEPDFLPPIVRAVAQLSGTLLTRLGSVAHKDPRAPQNLIPTSALEHAMGRALGDARLVERRIRAHIAAELGHVAGVA; from the coding sequence ATGCGTATTCGACTCGACCCCTGGCCCGTGGACACCCAGGGCGGTCAGCTGTCCCTGCACCCCTCCGAAACCAGCCAGCTCATCGACGTGGAAACCACGCACTGGGCCGCGCTGCCCGCCCGCGACATCCCCAGGCGACTGGAGCGCGTGTACGTCGTGGACGGCAAGCCCCGCATGGAGGCCCGCCTCCTGATCGAGGACGGGGCCGGAGCGAGCAGCTTCGCGGGGTACGGGGCGTTCGTGGCGGGCGCCGTGGACCTCTGCCCGCACGGAACGCGGCCCGCCGTGCTGGAAGGCGTCCGGGCACAGCGCGTCCTGGCGCACGGACCGGGCCTCGCGGTGGACCTCGCGCGGCTCTCCCCGCGCAGCCCACAGACGGGCCAGCTGGAGTACCACCCGTCCGAGTTCCGGGAGGACCACCCGCAGGCGCCCGCCGCGCACGTGCAGCGCCTGATGCTGCAGGCCGAGCAGGAACTGTCGCACGGGCTGGCGTCCGCCGTGCCGCTCGACGAGGACGACGACCGCGAGGCGCTGCGGACCCTGACGCTGCAGGACGGAACGCTGCGCGGCCGGAACATGGGCGGCGCCGTCGTCGGCTGCGTGAAGACCATCCAGACCATGTACCTCGGGCCGGACCGCATGGGGCTGCTGTCCGAACTGCGGCCCGGCGAGCGCACCCCGATCCTGCACCTGAAGTACGGCCACAACCAGTTCCCGCGCTTCACGTGGTACGTGCGCCTCGCGGACGCGCCACTGCACCTGCACCCGCTGGCGGGCATCATGCGGCTGGAGATGTACGCGCCGGACGAGCCGGACTTCCTGCCGCCCATCGTGCGGGCCGTCGCGCAGCTGAGCGGCACGCTCCTCACGCGGCTGGGCAGCGTGGCGCACAAGGACCCGCGCGCCCCGCAGAACCTCATCCCGACCTCGGCGCTGGAGCACGCGATGGGCCGCGCGCTCGGCGACGCGCGCCTCGTGGAGCGCCGCATCCGCGCGCACATCGCGGCGGAACTCGGGCACGTCGCGGGCGTCGCGTGA
- a CDS encoding MOSC domain-containing protein gives MQMKIVSVNVGEAREIVLGRHRSRSGIDKRPVGGRVPVGAEGLNGDRVLNRKYHGGPDQAVYVYTLEDYDAFAERLGEVPAPGTFGENLTVSGLVSADVRIGTRLHFTAPGAQGQDGEGVVLEVTAPRIPCATFAAHLGDAGFVKVFRGVGRPGLYARVLRPGTVGAGDILTVEPGDAAFPTVGEEFELHYDARATPEALHRSLAAPIAARVREEYLSRLKG, from the coding sequence ATGCAGATGAAGATCGTCAGCGTGAACGTCGGTGAGGCCCGCGAGATCGTGCTGGGACGCCACCGGTCCCGCAGCGGCATCGACAAGCGCCCCGTGGGCGGTCGCGTGCCGGTGGGCGCGGAGGGTCTGAACGGCGACCGCGTCCTGAACCGCAAGTACCACGGCGGGCCGGACCAGGCGGTGTACGTGTACACCCTGGAGGACTACGACGCGTTCGCGGAGCGGCTGGGCGAGGTGCCCGCACCCGGCACGTTCGGGGAGAACCTGACCGTGTCGGGGCTCGTGTCGGCGGACGTGCGGATCGGGACGCGCCTGCACTTCACGGCGCCCGGCGCGCAGGGACAGGACGGGGAGGGCGTGGTGCTGGAGGTGACGGCGCCGCGCATTCCCTGCGCGACCTTCGCGGCGCACCTGGGGGACGCGGGCTTCGTGAAGGTGTTCCGGGGCGTGGGGCGGCCCGGCCTGTACGCCCGGGTGCTGCGCCCCGGGACGGTCGGCGCGGGCGACATCCTGACGGTGGAGCCGGGCGACGCGGCCTTTCCGACGGTCGGGGAGGAGTTCGAGCTGCATTACGACGCGCGGGCGACCCCCGAGGCGCTGCACCGGTCCCTGGCGGCCCCGATCGCGGCGCGCGTGCGCGAGGAGTACCTGTCGAGACTGAAGGGCTGA
- the arsB gene encoding arsenical efflux pump membrane protein ArsB, protein MLAVFIVVVTVLLVIWQPRGLGAARAATLGAVAALLTGVIHVSDLPVLWHATWNATLTLVSLIVLSLLLDAAGLFRWAALWVARWGGGSGRRLFVLLTLFSAVVAALFANDGGVLILTPITLELAAVLGLPVAGTLAFALAVGFVVDAASLPLTISNLTNIIAADSFSLGFAGYARVMLPTDLAVVAACVLVLLAVYGRVLPRRYDVAALDDPASAVRSWGVFRAGWVALPLLLAGAFLAEGAGVPLCAVVGGAALLVGVVAARSGAVSTRRILRSAPWNVVAFSLAMYAVVYGLRGAGVTGGYGAWLAGMASHGSLGAVLASGLSVAGLSAGLNNLPALLTAILGIQGSGVSGHARDLLVYGSVVGADIGPKLTPIGSLATLLWLHVLRGRGLNVSWGQYFRAGVVLTPPVLLVGLLALWLVLR, encoded by the coding sequence ATGCTCGCCGTGTTCATCGTGGTCGTCACCGTCCTACTCGTGATCTGGCAGCCGCGCGGTCTGGGCGCGGCGAGGGCGGCGACGCTGGGCGCCGTGGCGGCCCTGCTGACGGGCGTGATTCACGTGTCGGACCTGCCGGTCCTGTGGCACGCCACCTGGAACGCCACCCTGACGCTCGTGTCCCTGATCGTGCTGAGCCTGCTGCTGGACGCGGCAGGCCTGTTCCGGTGGGCGGCGCTGTGGGTGGCGCGCTGGGGCGGCGGGTCGGGGCGGCGGCTGTTCGTGCTGCTGACCTTGTTCTCGGCGGTCGTCGCGGCCCTGTTCGCGAACGACGGCGGCGTCCTCATCCTGACGCCCATCACGCTGGAACTCGCGGCGGTGCTGGGCCTGCCGGTGGCGGGCACGCTGGCGTTCGCGCTCGCGGTGGGGTTCGTGGTGGACGCGGCCAGCCTGCCGCTCACCATCAGCAACCTCACGAACATCATCGCGGCGGACAGTTTCTCGCTGGGCTTCGCGGGGTACGCCCGCGTGATGCTGCCCACCGACCTCGCGGTGGTGGCGGCGTGCGTGCTGGTGCTGCTGGCCGTGTACGGGCGCGTGCTGCCGCGCCGCTACGACGTGGCCGCCCTGGACGACCCGGCGAGCGCCGTGCGGTCCTGGGGCGTGTTCCGGGCGGGCTGGGTGGCGCTGCCGCTGCTGCTGGCGGGCGCGTTCCTGGCGGAGGGGGCGGGTGTGCCGCTGTGCGCCGTGGTGGGCGGCGCGGCGCTGCTGGTGGGCGTGGTGGCCGCGCGGTCCGGAGCGGTGTCCACGCGCCGCATCCTGCGGAGCGCGCCGTGGAACGTGGTCGCGTTCAGTCTGGCGATGTACGCCGTGGTGTACGGCCTGCGCGGGGCGGGCGTGACGGGCGGGTACGGGGCGTGGCTGGCGGGCATGGCGTCTCACGGCAGTCTGGGGGCGGTGCTGGCGTCGGGGTTGAGCGTGGCGGGCCTCTCGGCGGGCCTGAACAACCTGCCGGCCCTGCTGACCGCCATTCTCGGCATTCAGGGGAGCGGCGTGAGCGGGCACGCGCGCGACCTGCTGGTGTACGGCAGCGTGGTCGGTGCGGACATCGGCCCGAAACTCACGCCCATCGGGAGTCTGGCGACGCTGCTGTGGCTGCACGTGCTGCGTGGCCGGGGCCTGAACGTGTCGTGGGGGCAGTACTTCCGGGCGGGCGTGGTCCTCACGCCGCCGGTGCTGCTGGTGGGCCTGCTGGCCCTGTGGCTGGTGCTGCGCTGA